In the Arachis ipaensis cultivar K30076 chromosome B10, Araip1.1, whole genome shotgun sequence genome, one interval contains:
- the LOC107620335 gene encoding uncharacterized protein LOC107620335: MQEIRASIPNLEVQVGQLSRRVPERPSNTLPSNTDVNPKEEYKALPMGKEAKHREMHAAEELKEEKAQGEAGKALLHAPLVAQEPEVQHSQKLQEETKDEQFTQFLEIFKKLHINIPFAKVLEKMPPYMAWTITFEKALCDLGSSINLMPLSMMKKLGIQEAQPERIALEMADKSQKQAYGLVENVLVKVDDLYLPTDFVILDMEEDTYNSIILGRLFLATGRALIDVERGELCLRMHEDYLLFKIFKPQPLSDKGASGAHIDGDTLIGVERLITKKGELTSSVDQLRIEHQDHAALLHQMMEKQRR, translated from the exons ATGCAAGAGATAAGAGCTTCAATTCCGaacttggaggtacaagtgggtcagttgagcagGAGGGTACCTGAGAGACCTTCCAACACTCTTCCAAGCAACACAGATGTGAATCCAAAGGAAGAGTACAAGGCCCTCCCCATGGGCAAGGAGGCCAAGCATAGAGAGATGCATGCTGCTGAGGAATTAAAGGAAGAAAAGGCTCAAGGAGAAGCTGGAAAAGCATTGTTACATGCCCCATTAGTGGCACAAGAGCCTGAAGTACAACACTCTCAGAAACTGCAAgaggagaccaaggatgagcaATTCACTCAGTTCTTGGAAATCTTTAAAAAGCTacacatcaatattccttttgctaagGTGTTGGAGAAGATGCCGCCCTATATGGCCT GGACCATCACATTTGAGAAGGcactgtgtgaccttggttcaagcataaatctgatgcctCTCTCTATGATGAAGAAGCTAGGGATTCAAGAGGCACAGCCCGAAAGAATTGCACTAGAGATGGCCGACAAGTCTCAGAAGCAGGCATACGGATTGGTGGAGAATGTCCTAGTAAAGGTTGATGACCTTTACCTCCCTACAGACTTTGTGATACTTGATATGGAAGAGGATACATACaactccatcatcctaggaaggctaTTTCTAGCTACCGGAAGAGCCCTAATTGATGTAGAGAGAGGAGAGTTATGCCTAAGGATGCATGAAGATTATTTGTTGTTCAAGATTTTTAAACCTCAACCACTCTCTGACAAAGGAG CATCTGGAGCTCACATTGATGGAGATACCCTGATTGGAGTTGAGAGGCTGATCACAAAGAAGG GGGAATTGACATCATCTGTTGATCAGCTGAGGATAGAGCATCAGGATCATGCTGCACTCCTCCATCAGATGATGGAGAAACAGAGGAGGTAG